In the genome of Acidobacteriota bacterium, the window GGCGACAAACCGATCATGTTCGACACAGATTCCAGCCGCGATTACAATTTTTACCGCGACTTCCGGCTGGAATTCGACGCCGTGTTCAGCAATGGCAAGGGGCTGGTCTGGGTTGTGCGCGCCAAAGACGCGAACAATTATTATCTGTTTGAAATCAGCAATCCGATGACCAGTCCGTCGCTGAATTTTTATCTTTGCCAGGATGGAAAGTTGGAATGGAAAGACAGCCAGCGCATCGTCGAAAAACTGGACAAAAAAGGCGATTCGTTCCACATCACGTTTGAAGCCAAAGGCAGCCGATTTGACACCGGAATCACCATCGCCAGTGCGCCGTCGGCCAAACCGCACATAATCGGAGTTTTTCAGGACGATTCGTTTTCGTATGGCGGGATCGGGTTCCGCGGCAAAGATCAAAGCGAAGCGTTGCTTCAATCCTTCTTCGTTATTCCCTTGCGTTAATCTGCAACCGTAGAGACGCAAAAGTTGCGTCTCTACGGTTTGTTGTGTTTAGAAGCTGTACTTCAGTGCGAATTGAATGGTGCGCGCCGGGGTTCGCGTATCCACGTAATTCTTCTGCGTCAGCGGTTCGATTCCTACTTGGCCGAAAAACAGTCGGTTGATCGGAATGCCGTAATTGGCATGATTGAACAGGTTGAACACTTCCGTGCGGATTTCCAGCTTGTTGTTTTCGCGGAAGGTGAAAAACTTGTTGATCGCCAGATTGGTCATCAACAAGTTGTCCGCGCGGAAAGTATTGCGCGGCGCGCTGCCAGGGTCAGCTCCGCTGGAATTCAGGAAGCTGATTCGGTCGCTCGAGTTTCCGTCGCGGTTGATGTCGCAACAAAACAACACCGAATACGGCTGCGCAGTTTGGTAAAAACCAGTGCTCGCCAGTTGCCACCCACCCAAAACAGGTTGTTTCCGGTTGAAGCCGGGCAGTTCCCAAATGAAGCTGTAAGCGAAGCGATGGCGAACGTCGAAGTTGGCATCGCCACGTTCCGCCGCACGGTTGTAACTGTCTTGCGGCAGAGCCGGTGCGCCTCCCAGGTCGAACAGATCGGACACTTCGTCAATTGCGTGTGACCAGGTATAGGCCGTGGTCAACTGCACGCCGTGCGAAAACCGCTTGTTCAATTGAAGCTGCAAGCTGTGGTAATTCGAATTGGCGTCCGATTCAATCGAAGTAAAGGAACCCAGCAAGGGGTACGGCCTGAAATCCGGAATCAAAGGCGATCTGCTGGGAGAAACGTTGATCCCGAAAAACAGCGGGAAGCGTAAATCCGGCAGATTCGGGAACGGTTGTTCCGTGAAAATGTTGCTGACATACGCGATGCTGTTCGGCCCCAAATTCGGCGTGGCAACGCGCAGCAACTTCGTGCCTTTGGTCCCGACATAAGCCGCCGAGAAGAGAAAGTCTCGGAACAACTCTCGTTCGACGGTCAATCCCCAATGCTGCGCATAGGGCGTGTCCAGATGAGCGTTGGGAAGAATGAAGCCCGGCCCGGTTGTCACGTTCGTCAAAAACGCCGAATTGATCGCTCCCAGCACCGGATCGCCATACGTTCCGTTGAACTGATTGAGCGTTCCGGTTTTGGCGAAAGTGAACGATGGGTTCTGCGCAACAAGTCGGTGGAACAGCGTCTGGATGCAACCGGAAGGATTGGTTTGGCAATCCGGGTTGTATCCGCCAAAGTTGACCGTCAAGAAATTGGGAAACACGTTGCGGGATTGGCTGATGACTGCGCCCAGAATCTGGTCGTAATAAATACCGTACCCGCCTCGGATCGAGGTCTTGCCGGTTTTGAACGGATCCCAGGCGAACGCGATGTGTGGTGCGACATTGTTTCCGTCGGTTTTGTATGTCTTGAAACGACCGGAGAGAAAATTCTCCAACCCGGAAACGCTCTTGCCGAAGACCGCTCCGGTCAATTGCCGTTCAACGGAAATGAATCGTTGTACATCCGGGGAATTGAACGTGGATTCGATCCGGTTATTCATTTCCCTGGGCGTGGTGTTCAACTCGTATCTCAGCCCAACCGTCAGCGTGAAGTTGGTGCGAAGGCGAATCTGATCGGCCAGGAACAGATCGTTTTGCCAGTATCGCAAGCCGATGGTCGAATCGGGCGCGCCAACGGAAAACGTTTGGAAAAATCCCGTCGGAGCGCCAACCGCCAGATAATCCCTGCCAAAATAAAACCCTTGTGGATTGATGCTGGGTTTGGTGGGATCAACAATCCTGGCAATGTCCTGAGCGCCGTTGAAAACCGCCTGGGGACGGAAATTTCGATCCAAATAGCTGTTCAGGTGCGTCCAACGCACGTCGAAACCGGTCGTGAGTCTGTGGATTCCTCTGTCATAAATGAAGGTATTGGCTGCCTGGTATGTGTTGTTCGTCCTTTGTTGAGGGAAGTTGAACACGTCTACGCCAATTGGGCTGTAGCCCGTGACAACGACTTGCCCCAACGGGCCTGTGATGCGTTCGGTATCGAATCCGTCAACTATCTGAAATAGCGAACCGCTTGCGGTGGACGTGTTGTAAATGTACGGAGCGTTCAGAAGATACTGGCGCTCTTTGGGATTGGTCAGACTGGTTCCGGCGGGAAGCAATAACGGATTGCGCACCTCATTGAATCCAAGCGATGTCCGGCCATACGACAGGCGAAATTGATTCGCCGCACGAGCCGAAATGGAACTGTCGAACAATAGCGACACATTCTGGGTTCGCACTTTTGCTTTCAGGGTTGAAAACAGGCCTTCGCCGGTGACGGGCAACGTCGTTGCGTCATCGGTGAAGTTGTATCTGCCGCTGAGAATGTGGTTGCCGCCAAATGCGTTGATGTTGTGGTCGAGCTTGATGGAAAAAACATTGCCGTCAGCGCCGGCTGGCAGAACCTGAGTGAAGGTGGCTGGGCCATACGGACCGCCGGGATTGTTGGGAAACGGGTAAAGACTCAGAAACGCATTTCCTGTTATGGAAGTTGGGAAGACGGCATTCCCTTGTGTGTCTACCAATCCGGATGCTCCACTGCCAAATAGTCCACGATGGGCTACGGTCGGAACCGCAAAATGCGATTCTCTGCTGGCATTGATGTCTTGATGCTCATAGGAGACGAAAAAGCTTGTTTTGTCCTTGACCACCGGGCCGCCAAAAACGAATCCGTATTGCCCTCTGGTAAACGGATTTTCGCCGCCCACAGGATTGGCCGGGGCCAATTGTCGGACGTTGATAAGCTGGCCAGCAGAGGTCAGGTTTCCGATTCTAATTGCCGTGCCATCTGATCGGGTCAGCGGAAAGCTCGCCGGGCCGCCGGTTTGATCGAATGTGTCGCGCGCTTTGAGCCGCCTGTCCGTGAAAAAGCCGTACAGCGTGCCGTGAAATTCCCGCCCGCCGGATTTGGAAACGCCATTGATCTGCGCGCCCATGTTGCGACCGAGCTGTGGTTCCGGCAGCAAGGTGGTGATTTGCACTGCCTGCATGCTTTCGATGGATTGCGGGACGAGAGAAGTGAATCCTTGTCGCCGAACACCGATGTCTTCATCGTTATTGTCCGAACCATCAAGCGTGAAGTTGTTGGCCCGACTGCGAATGCCATTGACGGCAAATTGGCCTGTCGTTCCGACGCCAGGGCCAACGCCCGGGCCGACCGTATTGCCGATGGCCAGTGGTGGCGGCGCGACGCCGGGAACGAGCAACGCCAGGTCGTCGAATGTGCGAATGCCCGGCAAAGGCAAGACCGTCAGTTGATAAGAATTGAAATGCTGCGTTCTGCTGGCGTTGGAAGTGTTCACCAATTGTTCGGAGGAAAATACGTCCGAAGCCGCGCTCGTTTGGCGAGATGGTTGGGTCGCGGTTGTTGGTTGAGTCGCCGGGGGTTGTGTCGTTGCGGGTGGTGTCGGCGCTCCTGTCACAGCAACGATTTTTCGCAATTCAAGCGGCGGCGGCGTGACAACACTTGGTTCCAGGATTCGCACGGGAATGGCCGTCGTGGAGGTTGGCACCAGTTCGTAGCCCTGATTGGAGGCGCTCACCGAATACACACCGACGGGAAGCATCTTGATAAAGTATTCCCCTGCGGAATCGGTCAACGCAGTGCGAACCAATCCAGTTTCCCGGTTGGTGACTGCGACCGTCGCACCAGGAACCGGGGTTTTGGTTCCGACTTCATAGACATTGCCTCTGATTGCCCCGCTGGTGACGGTCTGCGCTTGAGCGTTAGGCTGAGACAAGCAAACCAGCATAGATGCTATCAGAAAACCAAAAAGTTTGATGGTAGTCTTGATCATAAGTAATCCTTTTTCCTTCTCTGATTCCTATGGTTTTCAGGAAACTTTCTGTGCTTCATGCAGGCTCAGCCGAAGAACAGATACTCAGGCCATGATCGCCACGTATATCCCGTATCCGGTGATGGCCAGGTTCTCAATTCCTGAATTCCATATTTTGGTGGAGTTGAAGTTGCTGTTTAATAACGAACAGCCGGGGGACCAATGAAAAATTACTTGATTGTGCGAGCCCAGTCCCGATCCGGCTATTTGCGAGACAGCTCATAGCTATTATTGCGGTTTCAATGGCAGCTCAAGGGTAACACTCAAAAAAAAGCCAGACGAGTCCGTCGCCGACTTGTTTCGGGGGAAGTTGGTTAAATCAAGGAGACTGACATCACGGAAACCTAGATTTCCGGTCGCCAGTATGGCCGTTCCTACATCTCTCTATGCGTAATGAGTTCGTCTCACAATAAATGATTGCTTCGGTAGAATAATCAGGATTCAGTCTGCTTTCAACATCAAATCGTCAGTCTGCATCAGTGTTGGGAAGATTCGTTCTGCCACCTCATCCACGGTTTGCTGCAATGCCAGCGAGCTTGGCGGCTGCAACGGCGAAAATCGCGTAAGAGATCGTGTTGGAAATCTGCTTAGCCCACTCGCCGACGGCGGTGTTATCACTGCCCCGCAGCGTCAACGCCAGTGACATTCCCAAACTTAAAACAAATAAAATGGCAGTCCATTGGTTTTGTCGTCGCAGCGCCAAATTGGCCAGTTGAAGAAAGACGGCAATGCTGGCTATGGTAGCGACAGTCAACAGCAGATTTAACCACGCTTGTCCGCCTTTGACCATTTTGACCGCCGCCGTCAGCGCCAGAAGGCCTGCATCAAAAAACAATGGGAACAGCCACACTTTTCCGGCGGTCAGATCCGTCACGTCCGGTTGAATCCCTCGCCACAGCGCCCAAGCCAGACAGACAAAACCCGGCGCAGACAAAAACAGCAAACTATGGTTCAGCCAGGTGGATTCGCTGCCACTGGTAGCGTTCAAGAATTTGCCGATGGCGTTTAACAGATTACCCAAAATAATCAGAAAACAACCGACGGTGCCGAGTTCACCAACGACTTCGTTTTTGCGTTTGAGCATTCGCGCAACCATAAGCAGCGCGAAAGTCAGCAGCGCCAATGGCAGCAGATTTTCAATAGCGAGTGCGAGGGAATACTTTTCAAGCATGAGTTATTGCTCTTTCGAGGTTTCGTACAGGAAGTTTTGATTGACCCATCCGGTCAATCCTTGATGGTTGATTTTTGCCCAAATGCTGTTGCCGATTTTGTGACTTTTTCCGGCGAAGCGTATGCCTGTTGCGTCGTGAGCGAGGTTTCCAATCACGTTTGCCTTTGCGCCCGGTGATTGTCGAACATTGAGGGAATCGCCGTCTTCGACTCCGAAAACGGCATAATTCGCTTCGGGGTTCAGTCTGCGTTTTGTGGCCGGAGCTTTGCCCCCGGTCGCAACCGTTACTTCTACCCAACCAGCGGTTGGTGCCGTTTTAGGCGTCTCTGCGCCGGACGAATTCACGCGGTAATAAAACAGCAAGTTACCATCGGCTGACCATTCCACTTTGTCTTGCAGGATAAAATCCCATTGAGCAGTGAATTTTCGTTTGCCGCTGCCATCGGCGTTAAACAGAAATCCGACGTTGTCGTTGCATTCAAATCCGCAGGCGATGACAGCGAAATGGGTTCCATCACGAGAATATCGAACCCGACGCAGAGACAGAAAACCGTCTGTCGAATTTTCCAGCAGGACGCGATTGCCCAGAGTCAATTTCAAATGGTCATTGCTTATGGAAGCTTTCGGTTGCTGCCCGCCCGTTGATTGTGACCAGATGATTGGAGTTAGCGCAAATACGAACAGGCAAGCTGCGAACAGCTTGCCTGTTGAAACTGCGGATGGATTGGAAACTCGCTTGAGGTTCAATTGATTTCGGTCAGTACCACTCAGAAAAATCTGCCCAGCGAAAAATATACCTTGCCGCGTCCGCCTTCGCCACGGCTGCCGACGATGGAAAACGGGCCGACTTTGGTGTCCATCACAAAACCCAGAGAAATCGCCGAGCGGTACCGTTGGGAATCGAATTGGGATGTGAATCCGCCGGAGGTTCCAAGCTGATCAAACCAGATTCCAGCGTAAATGTTGCCGCCGATCAGCGAAGGCAGTTCGTTGATTTTGTGCAGGTACCCGCCCGTCGCCAGGAAGTATTGGTTGACGCGCAGTGCGTCGCGTGCGTAAGCGCCAAAGCGAAACGGCCCGCCGAGCAAAAATTGTTGAATCGGCGGAACCTCACGCCCCAAAGCCGTCCCAGCCGACCCGGCAAAAAACAACGAGCCTTTGGTGGACATGGGATGAAAGTACGAGGCGCGGGCTTCGCCCTGTGGAAAATCGTCGCGGAAATTCGGCGCGGAAAAATACCAGCGAGCCTCGGCCGTTGCGCGGAATCCACGAGTTGGAACTGTGGCGCTGTCTTGTTTGTCCATTGCCCACCGAATTCGCGCCACATTGAAATTGCCATCAAAAACAGGAAGCGCCGGATCGCCCGTGCTGGTTTTGGCGTAAACGCGCGTGAATTCGTACCCAATGCGCAATTCGCTGCTTTCGCCCAGAAAACCGAAATCGCCGCCAGCGCTCAACCGATCCGCCTGATATTCAGCCAACCGGTTGCGGCCTTCAAAAATGCCCTGGCGATCACGGTGATACGTCGCGCGAGGCGCGACGAAAAATCCACGCTTGCCAACGGGTTTGAAGTACTCGGTGGCGAATAGATTGCCGAACCCGACTTTGGCATCAATACGCCATTCGTCGCCATACGACCCAACATCGAAAAATGTGGTGCGAGCGCCAATTGTGAAATTGATGCCGTTGACTTCCGAACCGTCAATTTCCACGCCGGGCACAATGGTCGGCGGAGCATGGATTTTTTCTCTGGGGCGAATTTCCAGGACGGTTTTCCCCGCTTCGGCGTTTAACCTGTAATCGAAACTTTCGTATCGTCCCAGACCCGTAATGCCCGTCAATTCGTGTTCAAGCTTTTTCGGCGCCAGAGGCTTTCCAACGTAATTGCCCAGGCGGCGATGCAATGATTCTTTAGCTTCAGGCCCGACACCGACAACCTGCAAGTCTTCAGGAACGGGAATCATTGTGCGAACTTTGGCGTTTCTTTCGGCCAGGTACCGTTGCCATTCTGCTTCGCTCAGCGAAAAGCGCGAGAGCATGGCGGTTTTCTTTTCGGCTGCGGCATAGCCCTGGTCGGCGATGCTGTTGAGGCCGATGAAATCCAACGCGGAAATTGTCCCTAAATCCGGAGCAATGATGACATCGGCCAACCGCAGGTTTTGCCGGTCGTTATTGATGGTCATCACGGTGATTGATTGCCCCAAAATTCCGACGATGGACGCGATTGATTCCAGATCGCCGAGTTGTGTTCCCACATCAACCGCGATGATCATGTCGGGTTGAAATTCGCACATGACATCGGTGGGGATGTTATCCACCAATCCCCCATCCACTAAAACCCTGCCGTTGCGTTCGATGGGCGGGAACACGCCGGGAATGGACATCGTTGCGCGCATTGCGCTGCCAAGCGAGCCATCTTTCATCACCACCGGTTTGGCTGTCAGAAAATCCGTGGCCACTGCGCGAAAGGGAATTGGCAATTCATCGAAGCTTTTGATGTCGTGATAAGGCAGTGCCAGCCGGTCAATCAGCAAGCCGATGTAATGCGCCGAACTGATGCCCAACGGCAAGCTGACGCCCTTTCGCAAGCCGATTTCCAATCCGCTTTGAAAATCGCGTTTGTCCTGTTTGCGGCGAAACGAAAGATTTTCAAAGCTCGGCCCGCTGCTCAGCAATTCATTCCAGTTCTGATCATTAAGCAACTGACGCATTTCGGCGGGAGAAACTCCCATTGAATACAACGCGCCGATCAATCCGCCCATGCTCGTTCCGGCAAGGAAATGAACCGGAATGCGATGCTGTTCGAACCATTGCAGCACTCCGATATGAGCCACGCCGCGCGCGCCTCCACCGCTCAGCACAAGACCGATTTTGAGCGGTTTGGGTTGCAATGGCGCTTCCGTTTGCGCTGATGTGCTGAACGGCGTCAGCGAAAACAGGCAGAGCAAGAGAGTAAATGGTTTGAGTTTTGGCAAAGCGAATCAGAGTTTTTGGAGTGCTACGCCCTTGGCGTAGCTTTGGAAGTCGCAGCAGGCCTCGCACGTTCTCTGCAAGCAACGCTTGCTGAGAAGGACTATCAAAGCTGCGCCAAAGCCGCAGCACTCCGGGAGTTTATCGTTTCGTGACTTTGACCGGTGAAGTCGTGCGGAAAGTCAGTTGCGTTTCGCTGCCGATGACCGCCGGATCGCCTTTGGTGGCCAGAACGTAACCGCCGCCTGCGGCTCCGCCCGCGCCCGCGCCGATGGCTGCGCCTTTACCGCCGCCCGCGATTGCGCCAATGGCCGCGCCAATGCCAGCTCCAACGCCAACTTTCAGCGCATCTTTCTTCTTGGTGGATTTTGCCTGCCGAGTGATCTTGCTGGTTTCCAGGTCAATCGTTCTGCCGTCGGCCAGCGTTAGCCGGTTGACTTGCAACGTCAGCGAAGCTACGCCTTTGACTCGTCCGCCCTGGTCGGCGTCAACCACGACACCTTGAACCGTTGCGCCCTTTTTGGCGACCACCCAATCGCCGTCAACGATTGCCTGACCCAGCGTACCGGTAAAGCTGTCGCCGGATTTTGCCGTCTTGGTCGAGATGGTCGAAGTCGTCCAGACCGAAATTGGCGTGCCTGCGGTCAGCGTAAAGACTCGCGGCGGAGCAGGAGGTGGGGCGGCAGCGGATGATGCTGATGAAGATGGGGAAGACGGATTCAGGCCGGAACCGCTGTTGCCAGAAGACGATGTTCCGGGATTTGATCCCCCGCCTGATGATGCCGAAGTGCCGCCGGAACTTGCCGCGCCCGCATTCCCTGCTGTGGCATCGCCCGGCGTCGGCGCAAGGTTGGGATCAACGGTTGGCGTTGGTGAAGCGCCAGCCAGGTTGGGTGACTCAGCGGAATTGGACTTGCACCCGGATTGAACCAGCACGACAGAAATACTCAGCAAAGCGGCG includes:
- a CDS encoding carboxypeptidase regulatory-like domain-containing protein translates to MIKTTIKLFGFLIASMLVCLSQPNAQAQTVTSGAIRGNVYEVGTKTPVPGATVAVTNRETGLVRTALTDSAGEYFIKMLPVGVYSVSASNQGYELVPTSTTAIPVRILEPSVVTPPPLELRKIVAVTGAPTPPATTQPPATQPTTATQPSRQTSAASDVFSSEQLVNTSNASRTQHFNSYQLTVLPLPGIRTFDDLALLVPGVAPPPLAIGNTVGPGVGPGVGTTGQFAVNGIRSRANNFTLDGSDNNDEDIGVRRQGFTSLVPQSIESMQAVQITTLLPEPQLGRNMGAQINGVSKSGGREFHGTLYGFFTDRRLKARDTFDQTGGPASFPLTRSDGTAIRIGNLTSAGQLINVRQLAPANPVGGENPFTRGQYGFVFGGPVVKDKTSFFVSYEHQDINASRESHFAVPTVAHRGLFGSGASGLVDTQGNAVFPTSITGNAFLSLYPFPNNPGGPYGPATFTQVLPAGADGNVFSIKLDHNINAFGGNHILSGRYNFTDDATTLPVTGEGLFSTLKAKVRTQNVSLLFDSSISARAANQFRLSYGRTSLGFNEVRNPLLLPAGTSLTNPKERQYLLNAPYIYNTSTASGSLFQIVDGFDTERITGPLGQVVVTGYSPIGVDVFNFPQQRTNNTYQAANTFIYDRGIHRLTTGFDVRWTHLNSYLDRNFRPQAVFNGAQDIARIVDPTKPSINPQGFYFGRDYLAVGAPTGFFQTFSVGAPDSTIGLRYWQNDLFLADQIRLRTNFTLTVGLRYELNTTPREMNNRIESTFNSPDVQRFISVERQLTGAVFGKSVSGLENFLSGRFKTYKTDGNNVAPHIAFAWDPFKTGKTSIRGGYGIYYDQILGAVISQSRNVFPNFLTVNFGGYNPDCQTNPSGCIQTLFHRLVAQNPSFTFAKTGTLNQFNGTYGDPVLGAINSAFLTNVTTGPGFILPNAHLDTPYAQHWGLTVERELFRDFLFSAAYVGTKGTKLLRVATPNLGPNSIAYVSNIFTEQPFPNLPDLRFPLFFGINVSPSRSPLIPDFRPYPLLGSFTSIESDANSNYHSLQLQLNKRFSHGVQLTTAYTWSHAIDEVSDLFDLGGAPALPQDSYNRAAERGDANFDVRHRFAYSFIWELPGFNRKQPVLGGWQLASTGFYQTAQPYSVLFCCDINRDGNSSDRISFLNSSGADPGSAPRNTFRADNLLMTNLAINKFFTFRENNKLEIRTEVFNLFNHANYGIPINRLFFGQVGIEPLTQKNYVDTRTPARTIQFALKYSF
- a CDS encoding patatin-like phospholipase family protein; translation: MPKLKPFTLLLCLFSLTPFSTSAQTEAPLQPKPLKIGLVLSGGGARGVAHIGVLQWFEQHRIPVHFLAGTSMGGLIGALYSMGVSPAEMRQLLNDQNWNELLSSGPSFENLSFRRKQDKRDFQSGLEIGLRKGVSLPLGISSAHYIGLLIDRLALPYHDIKSFDELPIPFRAVATDFLTAKPVVMKDGSLGSAMRATMSIPGVFPPIERNGRVLVDGGLVDNIPTDVMCEFQPDMIIAVDVGTQLGDLESIASIVGILGQSITVMTINNDRQNLRLADVIIAPDLGTISALDFIGLNSIADQGYAAAEKKTAMLSRFSLSEAEWQRYLAERNAKVRTMIPVPEDLQVVGVGPEAKESLHRRLGNYVGKPLAPKKLEHELTGITGLGRYESFDYRLNAEAGKTVLEIRPREKIHAPPTIVPGVEIDGSEVNGINFTIGARTTFFDVGSYGDEWRIDAKVGFGNLFATEYFKPVGKRGFFVAPRATYHRDRQGIFEGRNRLAEYQADRLSAGGDFGFLGESSELRIGYEFTRVYAKTSTGDPALPVFDGNFNVARIRWAMDKQDSATVPTRGFRATAEARWYFSAPNFRDDFPQGEARASYFHPMSTKGSLFFAGSAGTALGREVPPIQQFLLGGPFRFGAYARDALRVNQYFLATGGYLHKINELPSLIGGNIYAGIWFDQLGTSGGFTSQFDSQRYRSAISLGFVMDTKVGPFSIVGSRGEGGRGKVYFSLGRFF
- a CDS encoding SH3 domain-containing protein, encoding MNLKRVSNPSAVSTGKLFAACLFVFALTPIIWSQSTGGQQPKASISNDHLKLTLGNRVLLENSTDGFLSLRRVRYSRDGTHFAVIACGFECNDNVGFLFNADGSGKRKFTAQWDFILQDKVEWSADGNLLFYYRVNSSGAETPKTAPTAGWVEVTVATGGKAPATKRRLNPEANYAVFGVEDGDSLNVRQSPGAKANVIGNLAHDATGIRFAGKSHKIGNSIWAKINHQGLTGWVNQNFLYETSKEQ